Proteins co-encoded in one Rhodococcus sp. PAMC28707 genomic window:
- a CDS encoding DUF885 domain-containing protein, with protein sequence MNADSLVREYLQLGLKFDRLEKGFVDAYTGDPELRRQTENAPAPDPAALARQAVALRAELANADLSAQRAEFIDVHLRALECSGRKFAGEDIGFVDEVFAYFDVRIEPGDQDHYAQAHRKMDEVLSGPGSLAERLAAHRAGDIIPADRLQDCVDAFSSALRDRVRAEYSLPETEQVRYEVVGDKPWSGFNYYLGDFKSTVAINSDLEQHMANLPHLIAHEAYPGHHTEHCRKEMGLVGAGQQEQTLFLVNTPQCLMAEGLADLALESIVGPGWGAWAQEIYADLGLRFDGDKAERLSTASGQLLGVRQDAALLLHDRHKSQDDVAAYLEKWGLASPKRARQSLKFLSSPLWRAYSSTYVEGYKLLGGWLAQGKTVSERSALFGRLLDEPLTPGQLRIS encoded by the coding sequence ATGAACGCCGATTCCCTCGTCCGTGAGTATCTACAACTCGGTCTGAAATTCGACCGACTCGAAAAGGGCTTCGTCGACGCGTACACCGGTGATCCCGAGTTGCGTCGACAGACCGAGAATGCGCCTGCTCCCGATCCGGCTGCCCTAGCGCGGCAGGCCGTCGCATTGCGGGCCGAGCTCGCTAATGCCGACCTTTCGGCGCAACGTGCCGAGTTCATCGATGTCCACTTGCGTGCGCTGGAATGCTCGGGCCGCAAGTTCGCAGGAGAAGACATCGGTTTCGTCGACGAGGTCTTCGCATACTTCGATGTCCGCATCGAACCCGGGGATCAGGATCACTACGCGCAGGCACACCGAAAGATGGATGAGGTGTTGTCGGGTCCGGGTTCGCTCGCCGAGCGACTGGCTGCTCACCGCGCCGGAGACATAATCCCGGCCGATCGACTCCAGGACTGCGTCGACGCCTTTTCGAGTGCTTTGCGTGATCGTGTGCGAGCAGAGTATTCACTGCCCGAGACCGAACAGGTGCGTTATGAGGTGGTGGGAGACAAGCCGTGGTCGGGATTCAACTATTACCTCGGTGACTTCAAGTCCACCGTGGCCATCAACTCCGATCTCGAACAGCACATGGCGAACCTCCCGCACCTCATCGCGCATGAGGCCTACCCCGGCCACCACACCGAGCATTGCCGGAAAGAGATGGGCCTCGTCGGTGCCGGGCAGCAGGAACAGACCCTGTTTCTCGTCAACACTCCGCAATGCCTGATGGCGGAGGGCCTTGCCGATCTGGCGCTCGAGTCGATCGTCGGACCGGGGTGGGGAGCATGGGCGCAGGAAATCTACGCTGACCTCGGCCTGCGATTCGACGGGGACAAGGCCGAGCGGCTGTCGACGGCGTCGGGCCAGCTGCTCGGGGTGCGGCAGGACGCGGCATTGTTGCTGCACGATCGACACAAGAGCCAGGATGACGTCGCGGCGTACCTGGAGAAATGGGGCCTCGCATCGCCCAAGCGTGCTAGGCAAAGTCTGAAGTTCTTGTCCTCGCCGTTGTGGCGTGCCTACAGCAGCACATACGTCGAGGGATACAAACTTCTCGGTGGTTGGTTGGCTCAGGGCAAGACCGTCAGCGAGCGATCGGCGTTGTTCGGGCGCCTCCTCGACGAGCCGCTGACACCGGGGCAATTACGCATCTCGTAA